A stretch of Lathyrus oleraceus cultivar Zhongwan6 chromosome 6, CAAS_Psat_ZW6_1.0, whole genome shotgun sequence DNA encodes these proteins:
- the LOC127096580 gene encoding transcription factor MYB61, whose product MGRHSCCYKQKLRKGLWSPEEDEKLLNYITKHGHGCWSSVPKLAGLQRCGKSCRLRWINYLRPDLKRGAFSQQEENLIIELHAVLGNRWSQIAAQLPGRTDNEIKNLWNSCLKKRLRQSGIDPNTHKPLSEIENDNEKTLTANKSNQKASVSSNEVMSLVMEPTKASIDGYPLEVSTSSKINNNGSSSHELFLDRFNTTGYFSFQNMNYGSNIGISENPNASICFTPTSSSSQMMSDTNSVINSNILHSVTTSIFQTPTQVKPTVSVSSDGVHNWEASNYNSINNASKTTGNGANFLDNGTLPLQEEMKWSEYLNTPFLMQNQPSQSIYPEAKQETGFITDESCTSWNQCQQQQQQQQPGFQLSDIYNKDLQRFSVAFGQTL is encoded by the exons ATGGGAAGACACTCTTGCTGCTACAAGCAGAAGTTAAGGAAAGGACTTTGGTCTCCAGAAGAAGATGAGAAGCTTTTGAATTACATTACCAAACATGGTCATGGATGTTGGAGTTCAGTCCCAAAACTAGCTg GTTTGCAGAGGTGTGGGAAGAGTTGCAGGTTAAGATGGATAAACTACTTGAGACCTGATTTGAAGAGAGGAGCATTCTCACAACAAGAAGAGAATTTGATCATTGAGCTTCATGCAGTACTTGGAAACAG ATGGTCTCAGATTGCAGCACAATTACCAGGAAGAACTGATAACGAGATTAAGAATCTATGGAACTCATGTCTCAAGAAAAGGTTGAGACAAAGTGGCATTGATCCAAACACTCATAAACCACTTTCTGAGATtgaaaatgacaatgaaaaaacACTCACAGCAAACAAAAGCAATCAAAAAGCTTCGGTTTCGTCGAATGAAGTTATGAGTTTGGTAATGGAACCTACAAAAGCTTCTATAGATGGTTACCCTCTAGAAGTTTCTACTTCCTCCAAGATCAACAACAATGGTAGCAGCAGCCATGAATTATTCCTAGACAGGTTCAACACCACAGGTTATTTTTCTTTCCAGAACATGAACTATGGATCAAACATCGGAATTTCCGAGAATCCAAATGCATCTATTTGTTTCACACCAACCTCATCTTCTTCGCAAATGATGTCAGATACAAATTCTGTTATAAACTCCAATATCCTCCATTCTGTTACAACCTCAATTTTCCAAACACCAACACAAGTGAAACCAACAGTTTCCGTTTCCTCCGACGGAGTTCATAACTGGGAAGCAAGTAACTATAACAGCATTAACAACGCAAGCAAAACCACCGGAAACGGCGCGAACTTTCTCGACAACGGAACTCTACCGCTACAAGAAGAAATGAAATGGTCTGAATATCTCAACACACCATTTCTTATGcagaatcaaccttctcaatCTATCTACCCCGAGGCTAAACAAGAAACAGGTTTCATAACGGATGAATCATGTACTAGTTGGAACCAATGccaacagcagcaacaacaacaacaaccaggtTTTCAACTTTCTGATATATATAACAAGGATCTGCAGAGATTTTCAGTGGCTTTCGGACAAACTCTGTAG